DNA from Manduca sexta isolate Smith_Timp_Sample1 chromosome 6, JHU_Msex_v1.0, whole genome shotgun sequence:
ACATGCAGGAAAATACGAATCCAGAGATCTTTATCGTAAAATTCGTCTTATCACAAAAACTGTACCCGCTAAGACCTGGGCTATTAAGAATGAGAATGACGAATTGATGACAGAGTTGGATCAAATTTCGGAAACATGGAAGGGATACTGTCAGTCGCTGTTTCAGGATCCGCAATCAAGTTGTTTTCCAAAGACAGATCCGAGTAATGAAGATTTGGAGCCAGATATTCTTCTGTCTGAAGTAAGAGCCGCTATAAAGCATCTAAAAACAAGTAAAAGCCACGGGCAGAGATAGAATCCCGATCGAAACTATAAAGGCTATGGGCAAACGTGGTGACCACGTATTTCATGCCATTTGCAATAAAGTTTGGAGCACAGGCATATGGCCCACAGAGTGGACGCACACGGTTTTTACTCCCCTACATAAAAAGGTTCCACGAAGATATGTAGCAACTACCGCCTCATTGCTCTAATATCACACGCTAgcaaaattttgttacatattcTGAATGAACGACTGAAAGCATATTTGTCCAAAGAAATTGCACCAGAACAAGCCGGATTTGTGAAGGGGAAGGGCACTCGAGAACAGATTCTTATTGTTCGCCAAATTATTGAGAAGGCTCGGGAATTCAACAAGCCAACATATATCTGCTTTGTGGATTTCTCAAAAGCATTTGATTCAGTGAAATGGCCGATTTTATGGAAAACACTACTGGACATGGGCACACCGAAACATCTCGTGCACCTTCTAAGGCGCCTGTACGAAGAAGGAACTGCATCAGTACGGACAGATAACATCTTATGCAAGAATTTTCATCCCAGTGCTGGTGTCCGTCAAGGGTGTATAATATCGCCGCTCTTATTCAACATATACACTGAAATTATAATGCGTATTGTCCTGGAGAATTGGACAGATGGGGTTACAGTTGGCGGCTACAAAGTCGCGAATTTGCGCTACGCAGACGATACCACGCTTTTTTGCGTCAAGTGCGCACCATATGGAAGAGCTGCTTTCTAAAATGGAGCAAGTGAGCCTTGAGTTCGGATTACGCATAAACCGCAGCAAGACCAAAATAATGATCATAAACCGAAAAACTAATAATTCGCCAGAAGTTACTGAGATTGCGAACTGCAAAGTAGAACAATCGTACATATATCTTGGCGCTTTGATCACAAACAATGGTGGATGCGTGGACGAAATTAAAAGGCGTATGGGAATTACTCGGACCGCAATGGACAAAATGAAGAGAATATGGCGAAACAGAAACATCACTAAAGCCACAAAGATCAGGCTCGTACGAACTCTAATTTTACCCATATTCCTTTACGCTGCAGAAACGTGGACTCTGAGAGAGACTGAAAAGAAGAAGATAGATGCTTTAGAAATGTGGTGCTGGAGAAGAATGCTTGGGGTGTCGTGGACTGAATTTCGAACAAATACCTCGATACTTCAAGAACTCGGCATCAAGCAGCGTCTATCCGCCTTAGTACAGTCTCGCGTACTCGCTTTCTTCGGACACATTTCTAGGAGAGGTGACCAGTCTGTGGAACGTGTTGTCGTCCAGGGCAAGGTTGAAGGCACTCGACCGCGAGGAAGGACTCCTATGCGCTGGACCGATCAAGTTAAATCTGCCGTGGACCGTCCCGTACATGAATGCACCAGAATTTCCTCTAACAGAGAGATATGGCGTAAGATCATGAGGCGTATTGCATCTGCTCCAGAAAACTCTACATGACGACCACGAccactctgtcaagagtgtTACGACTAAGAAGAAGGACGTCAAACTGACCAATCACGAGTGTGCTCACGATTCGAACCCCTATCTATAAAGGTACTAGCAAAGGTAGGgtaaatgcaattttttattttgaactaagCTATTCAGGGGCAAAAATACagtagttatatattttgtaaatttcttACCAACAGCGGTGAGTGTGATCGCTTTTCCGTAGGAGACCAATTTGTTTGGTTTTGAGCATGTTGCCAACAAAACGGCTGGCACTCTTGCTCGTCTGCGATAtacagaaaattttaaattacttgcTTACATTATCGATTCTAGTTTGTTACTTAAAATcactatattataaagtatagacgtagtttttatatcgatatagtatttaaatataccgATATTCATTTATAGTATCGAGTCTAGATTAGGGACAAAAAAGGCGTGAATTCTTCAATCGAAAACACTTCAGAAATATTCTAAATTGTGAGTTGCGCTTTATATTTCCATAAGGTCAGCTACATCGTATCACGTGGCGTGTGCGAATCAAAGCTCGACAGGTGTTTTACTTGCACACTGTAGACGCAAACTTATAATTctccaaataaaaaacaaaactaggATAGACTAAACTAAGATAGATTTAAAATCGTTCTGACCTCCAAGATAACGGCATTGCCTAGTTTGGGGCTCCCtgctaaatattgttttagaagTTCACAAACAATTTAATGCATGTCAAATCTCATGTGAAAATATGTTGCCGTTTAATGTTGTAccaaataaagtttattgattaataaaaaaaatccaatgaaAATTACAGTATCGACAAATACAATTTCCAATCAATGTACGTTTCAATATCAACAGTGTTGTTAAATATTGAAGGTCTTTCTGAGCATTATGACACTTAACATTTAACGTATTAGGTGTTTCAACATAACAGTGTTGTTAAATATTGAAGGTCTTTctgagcattatgagacttaacatctaacgtATTAGGTGTTTCAACATAACAGTGTTGTTAAATATTGAAGGTCTTTctgagcattatgagacttaacatctaacgtATTAGGTGTTTCAACATAACAGTGTTGTTAAATATTGAAGGTCTTTCTGAGCATTATGACACTTAACATCTAACGTATTAGGTGTTTCAACATAACAGTGTTGTTAAATATTGAAGGTCTTTCTGAGCATTATGACACTTAACATCTAACGTATTAGGTGTTTCAACATAACAGTGTTGTTAAATATTGAAGGTCTTTCTGAGCATTATGACACTTAACATCTAACGTATTAGGTGTTTCAACATAACAGTGTTGTTAAATATTGAAGGCCTTTctgagcattatgagacttaacatcttatgtattaGGTGTTTCAACATAACAGTGTTGTTAAATATTGAAGGCCTTTgtgagcattatgagacttaacatcttatgtattaGGTGTTTCAACATAACACTGTTGTTAAATATTGAAGGCCTTTctgagcattatgagacttaacatcttatgtattaGGTGTTTCAACATAACAGTGTTGTTAAATATTGAAGGCCTTTgtgagcattatgagacttaacatcttacgtaTTAGGTGTTTCAACATAACAGTGTTGTTAAACATTGAAGGCCTTTctgagcattatgagacttaacatcttacgtaTTAGGTGTTTCAACATAACAGTGTTGTTAAATATTGAAGGCCTTTCTGAGCATTATGACACTTAACATCTTACGTATTAGGTGTTTCAACATAACAGTGTTGTTAAATATTGAAGGCCTTTCTGAGCATTATGACACTTAACATCTTACGTATTAGTGTGGTCCACCTCCCTTACCTGCACCCCCCACAAGTGGAGAGCTCGGCGCGGTAGGGCCCCGCCCCAGGCGAGTACGGCACGTGCGCCACCGAACACGACTCCGCCTCTAGCTCATCTATGGCGTTCTTTGAACCGCTCGACGCTGCAAACATCaattaatcatcatcattagctaTAAGACCACTGCCGAACGAAGGCTTTCCTTTAAATTCTCCGACCTGTTAGAGGCGGTCTACATTCAGGACGTTCGTGGGCCATTAATTagctgttttaatttattgattataatcattagGTCTAGTATATATTAATAGATGATCGGCCAAAATCATTAAAAGCCCCTTATCGATATCTTTAGGAactttattatcttttattttaatagtcctATGTAGTTGTGTTATCTTGTAGGTATAATATGGTGTACGTCAATTGCaatatgcttaaatttttatttctgaaGTGTGAGTTGGGTTGATTTGGCAGAAAATTGAGTTTCAActagaaaaatataagttaactataatataacaatgtaaacTCGTAACGAGGTCGTGCTGCGTTATCTTCTTGAcattagcgtggaatggtattctgtatgccaattattattgtcttttttagACGTGTAAGAcaaagtaaccccactgcacctgatggtaagagtggggtcaaatagagtgtcgactgatgaaagatgattacccctcattagtcggcacaattatgccggcctgttagaaccggatatacacagcctgatcccagaacgcgacacttacatgggccactatggcgagttttaacaccttgtgtacggtgttcgacattcgggcggatatgaaatatatcctacaaccagcaaaCGCGACCCAGTGCAacatgcttgttacgcactgtcaaaataatgtgTTACACAGTAAATAAGGACCCAAATTCATcttgtaaataaatcaaaatatcatCTTTAACGATAAAATTTTTGACTGATCCATTTTCGATCGATCTGAAGATAGCAGTTGTGATAGCTTATTGATTTCGATAATAAGTAGAAAAAATTGGGTTTCGTCAGCAATGAGCGAAGGTAAAATATCGTACCATTGTTTCCATCGACCTCAGCATTGAAGTCACAATCCAGGTTGATCACTACAGCGGTTCCAGAAGCTGATAGTACACACACGTCCTCACTGTAAgcaaatagttatttaattattactcattataaagtttaaaatctaATGTTACGGTATGAAGTTAAATTTAAGTGGTAATTagcattatttttagtaatagtATTTAGTATGTAAGTCAGAAATTTAGTCGTGTggttattaatgtatttaatatatctttacaatcaactattatttttttattttttatagtaactaATTTAAGTCTACTTTTAGTTTATGTGATATATGAAtggatatataaataattaggtGTCGCTCAAAAAGCCTTGCCCGTTACAAAAGCTACTAAATCATTGTAGCAAcctatagcgccatctattgaaaTAATCggattaaaaagtatatttttcttataggAACAAATTACCGGTTTATATGTTAATCCGGGACACAGTCTAttcgtgtaccaaatttcatggaaATTTATTTAGTGGTTGTTGCATTAACTTGTACCAATTGTCGAGCCATTATCGTATAGTGTAAGACGCAGTGCGAGAGCTGACCAGATGGCGGCGGAGTCTGCGTAGGCGACGACGGCGTTGCAGCGCAGCGCGCGGGCGTGCGCTCGCAGTTCGGTGCGCAGCTCGGCCCAccacgcgccgcgcgcgccgccctcCGTCTCCGCCAGCTTCACCGAGCGCGCGCACACCGTGCCGCctgcacgcacacacacacacacacacattacgcCATCATAGCGTATGTACCAGCGAAAACTGCAGCTCCTTAAAAACTAACTAGCTCATCATCTATCATCATATCGGACAATCCGGACTAGGCTAATagtttcggattctatcgcggttttagtattttattttctccggACGTTTCGAATTGagtttacggatgaacaacaccttagtcccccccatgaccatgaaggctgcaaagtcttcgaaacgtcgggagaaaataaaatactaaaaccgcgatacaatccgaaaattagtttaatttcaatgtctaacattcgcgtaaacataagaaatcattaggctAATACAGAGCAAAAAAGCCTAACCTCATTATGCCCGACCCAGAAAgttcagagcggtgtcgtaccgcacACGCGATACAACTATCAAGGCAGTCATATATTAATTACTGTAGTCCTGTATACATATACCTTCTTCTGTACCTTATCGTGATAAAATTTTAGTGGAAACTATGCtggattttgttaatttttattgtgtatattcagttgtaagtgttctgtttgtttcccaagtactaaataaataaataaatattcgctATGATTTTCTAAAGGGCGAATACAACTCTGTCACACGAACGCTATCGAACATGTAGGAACAATTTACCGAAAGCAAACTAGCATACCGGTTAACCCCCTTAGAATGTGCCAAAAACCACAGCTCGTTAGTCGATATCGTTTAATTTAGATGCTTGTGATTAAATTTGATGCCCACgacattaagtccgcctgtatactatgtgtacaaaatgtaaataaataaattaaccgaCATGCTAATTTCACATatcgatattatatatttaatcgaACGAATATATTaccaatatttgaatatataaatcCTACTTCATATATCTGGACAGTTATCTCACCTATATGCACAATGAACCCTGGTGGAAACTCCGTCATTGTGAGGAACGGGTACTCGAGCATGTCCAGATTATTGCTGTTCATCGACGGACGCAAGATGGCGCCGCCGCCGCTACCTACGTTACCCGCCGACGTGTTCAGAGAACCTCCTGTAAACggttatataagtataataagaCTGAAATGCTTCACACTTGCAATTATCGATACAAATGAATTACCCGTCAAGCCATAAATGATGGGATATTTAGCTTTATTGGAATGATCATGTATGGGGAGGACTATTTAGTCTATACCTTTTTACATCTAAAAGCTTTCCTATTTCTTCACTTTAAAATTCAGATAATTGGATGTCAGTGAAATATGAATACccgtatttttaaacaaaaacagtgCAAATAACGTAGTTGAATGGGAACATAAGTGCCCTATAATATCTGAAGGTTATCAACATCAAGATTTGCTGAGATATGCTGTGCTAAGTTCATTCTATAATTTCCATGCTGAGCTGAGAAATGATAACTGCAAGTACGAACTATATCAACTAACCAACCTGGCAGATGGGGTTTTGCATATGTGCAAGCTGGCGTACAAGGCAGTGGTTCCACGGTAGTTAATACTAATGGAAAATTTACGCAAAACGGTGCAGAATGTTAAGTTTGTTTCCTCCATTATGTGTGAAAAGGGAAATTAATGAAAGCGCAGCACAACACAGAACAGCATAGCTTAATGTTGACTGACCGTAATGAATATAGCTATATTATAGCCTATATGGACTCTGTTTTCATAGAAGAAAAAACTTCTTACCATTCAAAAAACCATTACCTgtaaaatgttgatttttaaaataatttaaaaaacatactttaaagacctaatcgatattataataaataattgccaTCCTATAGCACATAGTACTAAGAAACACGAAGTAATTATTATCAAGTTTCATATGGGTCTTGATGTATAACAATCCATCTCGACTATAATCGAAACCGAATATCAGGTACACCTTATTCCTAGTTTCTCCATCGCCACTACaaaaattacatagtattgtttaaaACATCTTACCTTTAGGCGTAACACTGAGATCAGAATCTGACGACCTCCTGTGTATACCCATGGGCGTGGAGGACGCGTTCAGCGAGGAGTTCTGGGCATGCTGATGCGTTTGTACCGGCTCCTTCCCTCCATAGGACTCGTGGCGCGCGTGCCTCGGGGAGCCCCTCCCTGGCTCGCACTTATCCCTGTCAACACCGCACACTGCATGCAAGTTACCACACACATCGACACTATAGTTAGCTTCCACACTCACGTCCGAGCTTTCTGTATGTTCAAAGCTTTCCGGCAGCGACGGTATCGTCTCTAACTGCGCGCCGCTTAGCACCGGATGAAAGTGTTGCAACATAGGCTTTGTTAATTGTACGTCATTGGACATTTTGAGCGACTGCGCTGAACTTACGCTGTCTTGTCTTACTAGTTTcggttttttaaattctttctttTGATTTGTTTCGGTTTCGACTAAGCAAGGATCTTCGCTGGCCTTCGTTTCGCTTTCAGTTATTAGAGATTGGAGTTTGTCTATGTTTTTGATAGCTTTGTCAACGTAAGCGGCTGGTTCCTCAGTGTCTTTTGCAGTAGTCTTATCAGCATCTTGATTTTTCGTACCTACCGGATCTATTCTTTCTAGAATCAGCGATTGAGCCTTATCCATAAGAATGGTTTCCATCGCTGTCTTCACTAAACTAGGGGACTTCATATCTAACAAGTCTTTAGGTTCTTTCTCTGCTTTCTCAGTTTCTATATTTACAGATTTTGGTTCGGGCGTTTCAGGACCTAGTACGGATTGGACTTTTTCAAAAAGCATTGTCTCCATTGCTGTACGTACTAATCCAGATGACGTACCACTTGTTATACTAACCGAATCATTGTTTTTTCCTTTGCCTATAAAAATAGAGGGTGACTTTTCTGaagtaaaactaattttatccatCGAATGAGTCGACGGTGACTTTTGAAGCTCGAGTTCTTTGGTGTGTTCATTTGCAGAAGTTCCTACGTTAACATCAGATGCCAAAAGATTTTGTACTTTATCTATAAGAATAGTTTCCATTGCTGTATGGACTATACCAGTTGGTCTGACATCTCCAGTTTTAACATCACTAATTtctgttttttcttttaaaggCTCTTCTGTTCGAATAGGAATAGTTTCAGGAGTCTCAGGTAATACAGATTGCACTTTCTCAAGTAGCATAGTTTCCATGGCTGTATGGACCAAACCACTAGGTTTCATTCCCTTACCTTTTGAAACAGATTTATCTTCGCCGAAAGAAGGTTCTGGTATTACAACAAGTTCAGGAGTTTCTGGCAGTACTGCTTGTGCCTTTTCCAGAAGCATAGTTGTCATTGCGGTTTGTACTAACCCAGCTGGCTTAATACCTTTTTTAGGCTCGACCTTTTTGGGTTTATCTTTATCCAATGCTGGATCTGCCGTTACTGTTATTATTTCAGGACTTTTAGGTAATACTGACTGTACTTTCTCCATTAACATAGTCTCCATCGCTGTGTGAACCAAACCAGATGACTCTTTGGCTTTAGTTTTTGGTTTAtcctttttatacttttcttcGTAATGTGGCACTGTATTTATGGGCTCTGGAGTCGCAGGACCTACCAGAGTTTGGACTTTATCCATGAGTATAGTCTCCATAGCGGTATGGAGAAGCCCAGGGGGCTTGTGATCTGAAATACTCCTTTCGCGCATATTCGACTTTTTATTCCTGAAATCATCAAAAAATGGAACAGACTTTGAAGACGGCGACCGCGATTCAGGTGGCAAAGACTGAGCTTTGCTTACATCTGGACGGACAATGCCGATCGAATCTTTCTTATTTCTAGATTCCTCAACTTTTTCCAACTTCTCACTGACGTCAGTGAAAAATTGCTGAGTATTAACAGAAGCGGGATCGGGCGATGTGGGTATTAGTAATGATTGGACTCTGTCAATCAGCATGGTCTCCATAGCTGTCTGAACAAGACTTGCGGGCTTCAAAGATTTTTCTTTCTTATACACGTGATGGTCATGATCATCTTTATGAGGAGGGGATGAAGTGCCACTAAGTGATGCCCTAGATACAGGTTCCGAGCCAATATACATGGAGAATTTCGAGCGGCCAAATTCGTCACTCTTGTGCAAAGGTTTGTGGGATTGGAATCCTTCTCTATCTAAAGTTAGCAAGTCTGAATATGAAAGAAAGTGGGATCCTAATACAGTCTCGCTTGGGGCTTTAGATGGTACATCAGATGAAGAGCTGGGATTGCTCAAAGTTGAATGCACTTTCTTCTTTGGCAACAATGAGTAATGAGAAAGACTCTTTATCATGCTGcttttagatatttttgataatttatttttaatccgcTTCGAGGAACGATAGACAAAGCCAGTCTTTTCTGTAGGAGAGGAGGGTGCGCTAATGCTTTTCGATGCCTTTTTGTGTGCAAAAGGATTGTGCAGTTTGATGTATTGACTACTGGTTCTGTTTACGCACGTGTCTTCCTTCGAAGTAGAAGGAGCCTCTTGTACGGTAACTTCAATTTcttcagttttaatattttccgcGTCGTGTGTCACTGATTCTAAAGATGTAGTGTTTGTGAATAAATCATCGTTTTTAAGTTCAGACGGTTCGGGAGTAGCGCTTTCAAGGATACTCAATTTCTTGTCCATTTGGTCGATTATAGCGGGATCTACTTCATGATTTAATACCGACTGTACTACGGAACTTGTAGTCTCAAAAGATCCGTCTGTGTAGGTCTTCACATCAGAACTCTCGTCGTCTTCATCAGAACTGGAGTATATTTCCGAACTTTCCCCGGACAATGCAGAGGAAATTGAACCGAAATACTCTGGATCTCCGGGTAGTTTAAGAAGATTTTCGCTTCTACCGACTACTGGAGTTGTCGGGCAGGATTCCGATATCTTTCTTTGACGCTCCGGCACAGGCCCGTCTGAACTTATGTTAGTTAAGGAGGTAAAATGTATTTCAGggattacttttgtattttcatgTATTTCCTCTACACCTTcgatctttttatgtttttcctCGTCAACAACATTAATCGTAGGCTCGGATTCACTGGTACGTCTCAGTGTAGAACTTGGCGAATGATCGGAATCTTTCTCTGCAATGCATGCTAGACTTGTGTGAGCATGGATGACAGATCTAGCTAGAATGGAAACCATGCCTTCGCCCTCACCTTCGTCCTCTTGGCACGATACAGCTTTACGAAATTTGGGCTTTTTGATTCTCCTCAATTTCCTAAACTCATTTTTCAAATCTAAAAGCGTGATTCTAGAACTATCAGAAGAATTTGATTTCAGGGATACTTGATCGCTATCTTTGTCCCATTTCCGAGAACGCAAAGAAAATTTCTTAGAGAATAAATTGGTTTTAAGTTTCTTAATCTTTTGCAGAGGACCCGAGGAGTCCGAATCGTAATCATCCCTTCTGTTGAGTAGTCGGTTCAAATCCGTCTGGTCTTCCGAGATGTCCTTGAGGCTTTTGTGGGACATATAATCATCTTGGTAGAGAGAGACGCTGCCAGCATAGCTGCTGGCGTTTGACGGCCTGGCCAACTCCAGACttctatcatcatcatcgtccATAGGCTCATCGAGTAACGAGGAAGCATTCGGATTAAGTATAGTGAGCAATTTCTGCAACTCTTCCTGATGATTTTGGTAATACAGTTTCAGATCTGTTATATTGTCCCCGTCAGAGGCCAAaatgtccaaatattttttcaactgTCTGTGAGTACAAGCGTCACAACAAACCATGCAAACAGAAAATTTCCATGAGTTGTTTTGTTTATCACATaactaatgttatttatttctagacAACATTGATAACGCACATTTAAAGCCTTAAAAGTGTGCGGGTGATTCAAAATATGCCATTGACTAGTACCTAAAATATCTTAAGCTAGTTTGACCTGATGAAGGACATAGACTTGCAGGgccctatataaaaataagaggTAGCCTGGGGGCATAGTATATTAGAAAACATAAAATGCTGTTTTAGGGAACATATCGTATTCGAAATATTTCTTGGACTATAATGTACTTAACATTATTAGGCTTTACTATCCATTTGCCGTCCTAGAACTCTTTGTACTTTGATGGGACTTTTAATTCAAACCCAAATTCAGTTTATCTGTAAGTTTCCTATATACTAAGTTCTGTTAtagcttatttaaaatttatactagAATAttctatattgttatatattgcTACACTCACTGTTGCGTGCACGGCGGTATATTTACTTGCTGGCTCGGAGTTGGTATAGGCGAGATGCTCACTGCAGTGCctggaagaaaataaaatgctattaaacatataaaaatcaaaatatattaattaaaatgattacataACTTTTCCATTTGGTTGATGAATATCCCTAGtacgatattttaataatatcgataCCACGATAAATCGATTATAAGATACGATAAATCGATAGGTgggcattatttattattatagtttgatACAATTGTA
Protein-coding regions in this window:
- the LOC115440968 gene encoding uncharacterized protein LOC115440968 isoform X2; the protein is MPGKIKVKVLAGRNLPVMDRASDTTDAFVEIKFGGVTHKTDVCRKSLNPHWNSTEWYRFEVDESELQDEPLQLRLMDHDTYSANDAIGKVVISLAPLLAREANNVNNTTAPHGGAVMSGWIPVFDTMHGIRGELNVIVKVELFSDFNKYKTSSCGVQFFHCPMIPPGYRATSIHGFVEELVVNDDPEYQWIDKIRTPRASNEARQVAFIKLSNQVQRLVGLKAAELGANAVIGYQQDFDLEGEAGVVARAIGTAVSISPIPTPSQQVNIPPCTQQQLKKYLDILASDGDNITDLKLYYQNHQEELQKLLTILNPNASSLLDEPMDDDDDRSLELARPSNASSYAGSVSLYQDDYMSHKSLKDISEDQTDLNRLLNRRDDYDSDSSGPLQKIKKLKTNLFSKKFSLRSRKWDKDSDQVSLKSNSSDSSRITLLDLKNEFRKLRRIKKPKFRKAVSCQEDEGEGEGMVSILARSVIHAHTSLACIAEKDSDHSPSSTLRRTSESEPTINVVDEEKHKKIEGVEEIHENTKVIPEIHFTSLTNISSDGPVPERQRKISESCPTTPVVGRSENLLKLPGDPEYFGSISSALSGESSEIYSSSDEDDESSDVKTYTDGSFETTSSVVQSVLNHEVDPAIIDQMDKKLSILESATPEPSELKNDDLFTNTTSLESVTHDAENIKTEEIEVTVQEAPSTSKEDTCVNRTSSQYIKLHNPFAHKKASKSISAPSSPTEKTGFVYRSSKRIKNKLSKISKSSMIKSLSHYSLLPKKKVHSTLSNPSSSSDVPSKAPSETVLGSHFLSYSDLLTLDREGFQSHKPLHKSDEFGRSKFSMYIGSEPVSRASLSGTSSPPHKDDHDHHVYKKEKSLKPASLVQTAMETMLIDRVQSLLIPTSPDPASVNTQQFFTDVSEKLEKVEESRNKKDSIGIVRPDVSKAQSLPPESRSPSSKSVPFFDDFRNKKSNMRERSISDHKPPGLLHTAMETILMDKVQTLVGPATPEPINTVPHYEEKYKKDKPKTKAKESSGLVHTAMETMLMEKVQSVLPKSPEIITVTADPALDKDKPKKVEPKKGIKPAGLVQTAMTTMLLEKAQAVLPETPELVVIPEPSFGEDKSVSKGKGMKPSGLVHTAMETMLLEKVQSVLPETPETIPIRTEEPLKEKTEISDVKTGDVRPTGIVHTAMETILIDKVQNLLASDVNVGTSANEHTKELELQKSPSTHSMDKISFTSEKSPSIFIGKGKNNDSVSITSGTSSGLVRTAMETMLFEKVQSVLGPETPEPKSVNIETEKAEKEPKDLLDMKSPSLVKTAMETILMDKAQSLILERIDPVGTKNQDADKTTAKDTEEPAAYVDKAIKNIDKLQSLITESETKASEDPCLVETETNQKKEFKKPKLVRQDSVSSAQSLKMSNDVQLTKPMLQHFHPVLSGAQLETIPSLPESFEHTESSDVSVEANYSVDVCGNLHAVCGVDRDKCEPGRGSPRHARHESYGGKEPVQTHQHAQNSSLNASSTPMGIHRRSSDSDLSVTPKGGSLNTSAGNVGSGGGAILRPSMNSNNLDMLEYPFLTMTEFPPGFIVHIGGTVCARSVKLAETEGGARGAWWAELRTELRAHARALRCNAVVAYADSAAICEDVCVLSASGTAVVINLDCDFNAEVDGNNASSGSKNAIDELEAESCSVAHVPYSPGAGPYRAELSTCGGCRRARVPAVLLATCSKPNKLVSYGKAITLTAVAARVRRAPPAAEPGARDISDQLPFLEYELHKLLLAKLRMQGANALFSLQTQIAVGERCVMALASGTAVRLAALPPPTPPRIKASENDKDAVDIQKALWDSFTANKAANGYDIGGVDHNTNGALPEVDGEDAPALDLCADKDACVLELDEAEDVETARSLAQRRAHARVFCGDMTPRADPPHAFAQVWRARAGAGAGAGGGSSAGAERVAARALDAAAYKLRRLRPCALAPTRFHLELPEDEIQLVVYGTAIPLVDPSKPEPATENGETTNHTSGGGDTDDDIFALDEEQLVRNNNQQVEVEEKSSNGQPPRCVSLSTLSGACGAAATRRICALRLLFVRETTAVRELGGLSGFLHTFTLRGAGDSTRVHGGAGRQRAHILLHHAAHAAGQRTQEPGSMSSISGRGRGPRNVLNISK